The proteins below come from a single Iocasia fonsfrigidae genomic window:
- the mreC gene encoding rod shape-determining protein MreC, giving the protein MRYFGGSTLIISLVVVIIIVGLGFLSFSDIDIPLFNWLERGIFNIISPVLNIFTGFCDLVSNYWRGITNVNDLIEENQELKKELSELKLKQEMTNYLVNQNERLRDLLSFKEFVPYDTLGARVIGYSTSHWKKSIIINRGEKDGLELRMPVLSYDGILVGRINHLAANSAQVLLISDSEFVVGGIVQRSDSRAVGIVKREVDPTRNIMENIPWNNKSPEGDILKGDIIVSSGLSNSYPKGLPIGTVVEVEEDNYGLSQKAVIDIFLDTKTLEEVLVITNF; this is encoded by the coding sequence TTGAGATATTTTGGAGGTTCGACCTTAATAATATCACTTGTAGTGGTAATAATAATTGTTGGTCTGGGGTTTCTGAGTTTCTCTGATATTGATATCCCCTTATTTAACTGGTTGGAGAGAGGGATTTTTAATATTATTTCCCCAGTCCTGAATATTTTTACAGGTTTTTGTGATCTAGTAAGTAATTACTGGCGGGGTATTACTAATGTTAATGATTTGATAGAGGAAAATCAGGAATTGAAGAAGGAATTAAGTGAACTTAAGCTTAAACAGGAGATGACTAATTACCTGGTAAATCAAAATGAGCGTTTAAGAGACCTTTTATCTTTTAAGGAATTTGTTCCTTATGATACATTGGGTGCCCGGGTAATAGGCTATAGTACTTCTCACTGGAAAAAATCTATTATTATTAATCGAGGAGAGAAGGACGGTCTGGAATTAAGAATGCCAGTGCTTAGCTATGATGGTATCTTAGTAGGTAGAATAAATCACCTGGCTGCTAATTCAGCACAGGTTCTACTTATAAGTGATTCGGAATTTGTTGTCGGGGGAATTGTTCAACGTTCTGATTCAAGGGCTGTAGGGATAGTAAAAAGGGAAGTGGATCCAACTCGAAATATTATGGAAAATATACCCTGGAATAACAAAAGCCCTGAAGGTGATATATTAAAAGGGGATATTATTGTCTCTTCAGGTTTATCAAATAGTTACCCTAAAGGGCTTCCGATTGGTACAGTTGTTGAGGTTGAAGAAGATAATTATGGTCTTTCTCAAAAGGCTGTGATTGATATATTTCTGGACACAAAAACCCTTGAAGAGGTACTGGTGATAACTAATTTTTAG
- the mreD gene encoding rod shape-determining protein MreD produces MGRFFVYLLLMMLTLIIQLVIPPSLVFLGVKPDLLLILVVIIALIRGRKYGSGFGFIAGSLQDLFLGGFFGVFTVIKTFIGIVVGLIEGNFFKEQYIIATLLIFAATIVNETLLILLSENLLFTVNYWVVLCNLILPEAVLNGLIGLIVYPIIYRIDNSEGSYYE; encoded by the coding sequence ATGGGTAGATTTTTTGTTTATTTACTACTTATGATGCTTACTTTAATAATTCAGCTAGTTATCCCTCCTTCTTTAGTTTTTTTGGGGGTGAAACCTGATTTACTGCTCATACTGGTCGTAATAATAGCCTTAATAAGGGGTAGGAAATATGGTTCTGGGTTTGGGTTTATAGCTGGTAGTCTCCAGGACCTTTTTTTAGGCGGATTTTTTGGTGTTTTTACTGTCATCAAAACCTTTATTGGGATTGTTGTTGGTTTGATTGAAGGTAATTTTTTTAAAGAACAATATATTATTGCCACATTGCTTATATTTGCAGCTACAATTGTCAATGAAACACTACTTATTCTCCTTTCTGAAAACCTGCTTTTTACTGTTAATTATTGGGTAGTATTATGTAATTTAATCCTACCTGAAGCAGTTCTTAATGGACTAATAGGCCTAATAGTCTACCCGATAATTTATAGGATTGATAACAGCGAGGGCAGTTACTATGAGTAA
- a CDS encoding RnfABCDGE type electron transport complex subunit G, with the protein MKKLVLTLTVLGLISALVLAFVFQWTKPLIAEHAAQRKKEAILAVLPQSDDYTEVSKNGVTFFEGNKAGEVAVSLTGGGFQGEIELMLGANPTQGIIYGIRILEHSETPGLGANIEGEGFLKNFTDKPFGDYQVVKRPVEKASEVEAISGATISSDKVTTIVEQAVQELRRAYGGGM; encoded by the coding sequence ATGAAGAAATTAGTTTTGACATTAACTGTTCTGGGTCTTATATCTGCTTTAGTGCTGGCCTTTGTTTTTCAATGGACTAAACCATTGATAGCAGAACATGCAGCTCAAAGAAAAAAAGAGGCTATCCTGGCTGTTCTCCCTCAATCAGATGATTATACTGAAGTAAGTAAAAATGGTGTTACTTTCTTTGAAGGTAATAAAGCCGGTGAGGTTGCTGTCAGTCTTACAGGTGGAGGTTTCCAGGGAGAGATAGAATTAATGCTTGGGGCTAATCCGACCCAGGGTATTATCTATGGTATTCGGATACTGGAACATTCAGAAACCCCCGGGCTTGGTGCTAATATTGAAGGAGAGGGTTTCCTGAAAAACTTTACAGATAAACCCTTTGGTGATTATCAGGTAGTAAAGAGGCCTGTAGAGAAAGCAAGTGAAGTTGAGGCCATTTCAGGGGCGACTATTTCATCTGATAAGGTTACTACTATAGTTGAGCAGGCTGTACAGGAACTTAGGCGGGCCTATGGGGGTGGTATGTAA
- a CDS encoding Maf family protein, producing MSKIILASASPRRGELLNRLGFDFTIVPSKIDEDRFQGLAPAEMVEKLAANKARKVASLVEDTVVIAADTVVVLDDEVLGKPADEKEACAMLNRLQGEKHAVYTGIALYRTDDDKLLLDHDRTDVYMSSMTEQEILSYVKTGEPMDKAGSYGIQGLGSIFVERIDGSYFTVMGLPVHKLALMLKEFDITVI from the coding sequence ATGTCTAAAATAATACTTGCTTCGGCTTCTCCCAGGCGTGGAGAATTATTAAATAGACTTGGTTTTGATTTTACAATTGTTCCTAGTAAAATTGATGAGGATAGGTTTCAGGGATTAGCACCTGCTGAAATGGTAGAAAAACTTGCTGCCAATAAGGCGCGCAAGGTTGCTAGCCTGGTTGAGGATACAGTAGTAATTGCTGCTGATACTGTAGTAGTATTGGATGATGAGGTATTAGGTAAGCCGGCAGATGAAAAAGAAGCCTGTGCTATGTTAAATAGATTACAGGGAGAAAAACACGCTGTTTATACCGGTATAGCTCTTTATCGAACTGATGATGATAAATTACTACTTGATCATGACAGAACAGATGTATATATGTCCAGTATGACTGAGCAGGAAATACTTAGTTATGTGAAAACAGGTGAGCCGATGGATAAAGCAGGTTCATACGGGATACAGGGCCTGGGTAGTATTTTTGTAGAAAGGATTGATGGTTCATATTTTACTGTTATGGGGCTCCCTGTTCATAAACTGGCTCTTATGTTAAAGGAGTTTGACATTACTGTGATATAG
- the rsxA gene encoding electron transport complex subunit RsxA, translating into MEQFTQIVLLFVSTVLVNNFILVRFLGICPFLGVSRQVETAFSMGMATTFVMTITGAATWLINTFILEAYGLEFLQYVSFIIVIASLVQFVEMFIKKSSPVLYKALGIFLPLITTNCAILGLALLIPLNGYNFIESVVFGFSAGVGFTLAISLMAGLRETIEFADVPEVLKGVPITLLIAGIMAMAFMGFSGLISM; encoded by the coding sequence ATGGAACAATTCACCCAGATTGTACTACTTTTTGTTAGTACTGTATTGGTTAATAATTTTATCTTGGTCAGGTTTCTTGGTATCTGTCCTTTCCTGGGGGTATCCAGACAGGTTGAGACGGCTTTTAGTATGGGAATGGCAACAACCTTTGTGATGACTATTACCGGAGCTGCTACCTGGTTAATAAATACCTTTATCCTGGAAGCCTATGGTCTTGAGTTTTTACAATATGTTTCTTTTATTATTGTAATCGCCTCACTGGTGCAGTTTGTAGAGATGTTTATTAAAAAGAGTAGTCCTGTTCTTTATAAGGCCCTGGGGATTTTTCTGCCTTTGATCACGACAAATTGTGCTATCCTGGGTCTGGCACTCTTAATTCCCTTAAATGGCTATAATTTTATTGAGAGTGTTGTTTTTGGTTTTAGTGCTGGGGTAGGATTTACATTAGCTATCTCTCTGATGGCTGGTTTGCGGGAGACTATTGAATTTGCAGATGTGCCTGAGGTACTTAAGGGTGTACCGATTACTCTGCTTATTGCAGGTATTATGGCCATGGCCTTTATGGGTTTTTCCGGCTTGATTTCAATGTAG
- a CDS encoding Gx transporter family protein: MERTRKIVLISLLVSLGLILHFVEAMLPMAFIVPGAKLGLANIVSLMGIVLFGFQGGFLILMMRIILASLMAGTLMTINFYLSIAGGLLSFLFMYGAYYYLGKRFSLLGISILGAVFHNLGQIVTAYYIIANPGIFYYLPYLILLAVPTGLGVGLVTYYTLSYLNRYFVKGVEHV, from the coding sequence ATGGAGAGGACCCGCAAAATAGTCTTAATTAGCTTACTGGTTTCACTTGGTTTAATTCTTCATTTTGTTGAGGCTATGCTGCCAATGGCCTTTATTGTACCGGGTGCAAAACTTGGGCTAGCTAATATTGTTAGTCTCATGGGGATAGTTCTTTTTGGGTTTCAAGGGGGATTTCTTATCTTGATGATGAGGATTATCTTGGCTTCATTAATGGCAGGTACTTTGATGACAATTAATTTCTATTTAAGTATTGCTGGTGGTTTATTGAGCTTTCTATTTATGTATGGCGCTTATTATTATCTGGGAAAGAGGTTCAGCCTGCTTGGAATCAGTATTCTGGGGGCAGTATTCCATAATTTAGGGCAGATAGTGACAGCATATTATATTATTGCTAATCCAGGTATATTTTATTATTTGCCATATTTAATTTTACTGGCGGTTCCAACAGGGCTTGGAGTAGGACTTGTTACATATTATACTTTAAGTTATTTAAATCGGTATTTTGTAAAGGGGGTTGAGCATGTCTAA
- a CDS encoding RnfABCDGE type electron transport complex subunit B → MESIYINSLLSMGGLGALLAVGLGFAARAFHVERDERIDQIEEVLPGANCGACGYAGCSNFAEAVVNGEAAVDGCPVGGDKVAALVAEIMGATAGSGEKQLAQILCNGGWQETEQPSEYRGIKTCSAANMVSSGTKSCQYGCLGLGECAAVCPFDAIEMSENGLPVIDPEKCTGCGKCVQACPRGIITLAPISSQNHIRCSSHDSGKLVRGICELGCIGCGICAKVCPVEAIKIENNLAVIDYSKCINCGLCAEKCPTGAIEFEGKRVKEIEITDNCVGCTRCARECPVKAIEGELKEQHSIDPEICVKCGICYDVCKVKGAIKVEFEDVLPTDNF, encoded by the coding sequence ATGGAATCAATTTATATTAATTCTCTCCTCAGTATGGGGGGCTTAGGCGCATTATTAGCAGTTGGACTGGGTTTTGCTGCTAGGGCTTTTCATGTTGAGAGGGATGAAAGAATAGACCAAATAGAAGAGGTATTACCTGGCGCTAATTGTGGTGCTTGTGGTTATGCTGGTTGTAGTAACTTTGCAGAAGCGGTTGTTAATGGTGAGGCTGCTGTAGATGGCTGTCCTGTCGGGGGAGATAAAGTTGCTGCACTGGTGGCTGAGATTATGGGAGCAACAGCTGGTTCGGGAGAGAAACAGCTTGCCCAGATTCTCTGTAATGGAGGTTGGCAGGAAACTGAGCAGCCCTCAGAATATCGCGGTATAAAAACCTGTAGTGCTGCTAATATGGTAAGTAGTGGTACAAAATCTTGCCAGTACGGCTGCCTTGGTCTGGGAGAATGTGCAGCTGTTTGTCCATTTGATGCCATTGAAATGAGTGAGAATGGACTACCAGTAATTGATCCAGAGAAATGTACTGGATGTGGTAAATGTGTGCAAGCCTGTCCAAGAGGGATTATAACCCTGGCACCTATATCAAGTCAGAATCATATCAGGTGTTCTTCCCATGACAGTGGAAAACTTGTGCGTGGTATCTGTGAACTTGGCTGTATCGGCTGTGGTATCTGTGCTAAAGTCTGTCCAGTAGAGGCAATTAAAATAGAGAATAATCTGGCGGTTATTGACTACAGTAAGTGTATTAACTGTGGTCTGTGTGCTGAAAAGTGCCCAACAGGTGCTATTGAATTTGAAGGAAAAAGGGTCAAGGAGATAGAAATAACTGATAACTGTGTGGGCTGTACCAGGTGTGCCCGGGAATGTCCTGTTAAAGCAATTGAAGGTGAGTTAAAAGAGCAGCACAGTATTGATCCGGAAATATGTGTTAAATGTGGGATTTGTTATGATGTATGTAAGGTTAAAGGGGCTATTAAGGTTGAGTTTGAAGACGTCCTGCCTACGGATAATTTCTAG
- a CDS encoding rod shape-determining protein: protein MVFNYISAPFSRDLGIDLGTANTLVYAKGKGILIREPSVVALKENRENVLAVGEEAKRMIGRTPGTIVAVRPMKDGVIADFDVTETMIRYFITKAHKRTRMVRPRIIICVPSGVTEVEKRAVLDAATHAGAREAYLIEEPMAAAIGAGLPVHEPTGNMVVDIGGGTTEVAIISLGGIVSSRSIRIGGDEMDEAIVHYIKRKYKLMIGDRTAEEIKMGIGSAVEGEDEAIKEVRGRDLVSGLPRTLEITAVEIREALKEPVMSIVEAVKYTLEQTPPELSADLIDRGIILTGGGALLKGLDKLLVKETQMPVHIAEDPLDCVVKGTGVALEEIKSLKRVLITPKKIS from the coding sequence ATGGTATTTAATTATATTAGTGCACCTTTTTCACGTGATCTGGGGATTGATCTAGGCACAGCAAACACTTTAGTATATGCAAAAGGAAAAGGAATTTTGATTAGAGAGCCCTCAGTTGTAGCTTTAAAGGAAAATAGAGAAAATGTACTGGCTGTTGGTGAAGAGGCTAAAAGGATGATAGGAAGAACGCCGGGAACTATTGTTGCAGTGAGACCGATGAAGGATGGTGTTATTGCAGATTTTGATGTCACTGAAACTATGATCAGATATTTTATTACTAAAGCACATAAACGGACCAGAATGGTAAGACCGAGGATTATAATCTGTGTGCCTTCAGGTGTTACTGAGGTAGAAAAAAGGGCAGTACTTGATGCTGCTACACATGCAGGTGCCCGTGAGGCATATCTCATTGAAGAGCCGATGGCTGCCGCTATTGGTGCAGGTCTACCAGTACATGAACCAACTGGTAATATGGTGGTTGATATTGGTGGGGGTACTACTGAGGTAGCTATTATTTCCCTTGGTGGAATTGTAAGTAGCCGTTCTATACGCATAGGTGGAGATGAAATGGATGAGGCTATTGTTCATTATATAAAGAGAAAATATAAGCTTATGATTGGGGATAGAACAGCTGAGGAGATTAAAATGGGTATTGGCTCTGCTGTAGAAGGTGAAGATGAGGCAATTAAGGAAGTAAGGGGGCGTGATCTGGTATCTGGTCTTCCCAGGACACTGGAGATTACTGCAGTTGAAATCAGAGAAGCCCTTAAGGAACCGGTTATGAGTATAGTTGAAGCTGTTAAGTATACCCTGGAGCAGACACCACCTGAATTATCTGCTGACTTAATTGACAGAGGCATTATTTTAACAGGTGGGGGGGCTTTATTAAAAGGTCTTGATAAATTACTTGTTAAGGAGACCCAGATGCCTGTCCATATAGCAGAAGACCCGCTGGACTGTGTAGTCAAGGGTACTGGTGTTGCCCTGGAAGAGATAAAATCATTAAAAAGGGTGTTGATTACTCCCAAAAAAATATCCTAA
- a CDS encoding NusG domain II-containing protein: protein MDKLWNLLTLYDKILIVLLLLGSVFFIVLPLIGLTTEGNNLIDGEIVIQSSGIIQARIPLSDTYGDKALRIEIAGPIGTSIVEAFQGRVRMFEAPESDPEKICEKTGWIDQPGPMIICVPNQISIWIEAAEPEFDGVSW from the coding sequence ATGGATAAATTATGGAATCTTTTAACACTATATGATAAAATATTAATTGTACTACTATTATTAGGAAGTGTTTTTTTTATAGTATTACCTTTGATAGGACTTACGACCGAAGGAAATAATCTTATAGATGGAGAAATAGTAATACAGTCCTCTGGTATAATACAGGCAAGGATACCATTGTCTGATACTTATGGTGATAAAGCATTAAGGATTGAAATTGCTGGTCCGATAGGTACAAGTATTGTGGAGGCATTTCAGGGTAGGGTAAGGATGTTTGAAGCACCTGAGTCTGATCCGGAGAAAATATGTGAAAAAACGGGTTGGATTGATCAGCCTGGCCCAATGATTATCTGTGTTCCTAATCAAATATCTATCTGGATAGAGGCAGCGGAGCCTGAATTTGATGGTGTTTCATGGTAG
- a CDS encoding RnfABCDGE type electron transport complex subunit D — protein MNNNQQLVVSSSPHVRDVTTVSQIMWSVVLALLPAVIAAVYFFKLQALAIIIVSIIGAVLTELIFQKVRNKKITIDDGSAVITGILLALTLPPTMPLWMVFLGSVVAVGLGKQVFGGLGYNPFNPALVGRAFLMAAYTVKMTTWVAPINSGSSSVKMLIGQLAGRNVDLVSTATPLNLAGKGEITEYWNLFIGHIGGSLGETSAFALLLGAAYLIYKGYISWRIPAGMIASVFILSMIFGQDPIFHVLAGGLVLGAFYMATDMVTSPITKMGRWIFGIGAGTLVVIIRIWGGYPEGVLYSILLMNTAVPLLNRYTRPRSFGEVTS, from the coding sequence ATGAATAATAATCAGCAATTAGTAGTTTCATCATCCCCTCATGTAAGGGATGTAACTACTGTAAGTCAGATTATGTGGTCGGTAGTGTTGGCTCTTCTACCTGCTGTAATAGCAGCGGTATACTTTTTCAAGCTTCAGGCCCTCGCTATCATTATTGTAAGTATTATAGGAGCGGTTTTAACAGAACTTATTTTTCAAAAGGTAAGGAATAAAAAGATTACTATTGATGATGGGAGTGCAGTTATAACTGGAATATTACTGGCTTTAACACTTCCCCCTACTATGCCTTTATGGATGGTTTTTTTAGGTAGTGTTGTAGCAGTTGGTTTAGGCAAGCAGGTTTTTGGGGGATTAGGTTATAATCCTTTTAACCCTGCTCTGGTTGGTAGGGCTTTTCTAATGGCAGCCTATACTGTCAAGATGACGACCTGGGTAGCTCCGATAAATAGTGGGAGCTCTTCTGTCAAGATGTTAATAGGCCAGTTAGCTGGAAGAAATGTAGATCTTGTTTCAACTGCAACACCACTTAATTTAGCTGGTAAAGGAGAGATAACGGAGTATTGGAATCTCTTTATAGGTCATATTGGTGGTTCTCTGGGAGAGACATCAGCTTTTGCTCTTTTGCTAGGTGCCGCTTATTTGATTTATAAAGGATATATCAGCTGGCGGATTCCAGCAGGTATGATTGCTTCTGTTTTTATTTTATCTATGATTTTTGGTCAGGATCCAATTTTTCATGTACTAGCTGGTGGTCTTGTGTTAGGGGCCTTTTACATGGCTACTGATATGGTAACTTCACCAATAACTAAAATGGGCCGCTGGATATTTGGTATTGGGGCTGGAACTCTGGTAGTAATTATTCGTATCTGGGGTGGGTATCCAGAAGGGGTATTATACTCCATTTTATTGATGAATACTGCTGTTCCCCTCCTTAATCGTTATACCAGGCCGCGTAGTTTTGGGGAGGTGACTTCCTGA
- the radC gene encoding RadC family protein — translation MGVLEYRFTIKELPAEERPREKLVKNGAESLSDAELLALIIRVGNKKRTAVELSQDILNYFGGLKSLNYLSINELTGIKGVGLAKAVQLKAVAELSRRLGTLAGEEKEVIKSPKDAAYLLMPELRYLTQEVFKLVLLDIKNQLIKMPLISKGGLTSSIVHPREVFKEAIRNSAAAVILAHNHPSGIPEPSKDDINVTERLIKAGKIIGIDVLDHIIIGDGIFISMREKGII, via the coding sequence ATGGGTGTGCTGGAATACAGGTTTACCATTAAGGAACTGCCTGCAGAAGAGCGCCCCCGGGAGAAATTGGTAAAGAATGGTGCAGAGAGTTTGTCAGATGCTGAATTACTGGCCTTAATAATCAGGGTTGGCAATAAAAAAAGGACTGCTGTAGAATTATCACAGGATATCTTAAATTATTTCGGGGGATTAAAATCCTTAAATTATTTAAGTATTAATGAATTGACAGGGATAAAGGGTGTTGGTCTGGCTAAGGCGGTTCAGCTTAAAGCAGTAGCTGAGTTGAGTCGGCGGCTGGGTACATTGGCTGGTGAAGAAAAAGAGGTAATAAAATCACCAAAAGATGCAGCTTATTTACTGATGCCAGAGCTCCGCTATTTAACTCAGGAAGTATTTAAATTAGTACTACTTGATATTAAAAATCAGCTGATCAAGATGCCTTTGATTAGTAAAGGAGGTTTAACAAGTTCGATAGTACATCCCCGTGAAGTATTTAAAGAAGCCATAAGAAATAGTGCAGCAGCAGTCATACTGGCTCATAATCATCCCAGTGGGATTCCAGAGCCGAGTAAAGATGATATCAATGTTACTGAGCGACTAATTAAAGCTGGAAAAATTATAGGAATTGATGTTTTAGACCATATTATTATTGGTGATGGTATTTTTATTAGTATGAGAGAAAAGGGAATTATTTAG
- the rsxE gene encoding electron transport complex subunit RsxE has translation MQLLKDFKNGLWNENPIFRLVIGMCPTLAVTNTATNGLAMGLATSFVLLASEIVISIIKKLIPNDVRIPSYILIIATFVTFVDYFLKAFFPGIAASLSLFIPLIVVNCLILGRNEAFASRNPLLNSIADAVGMGIGFTWALTLLGVVRELLGMGSIFSFQIFKLAAEGGWYEPMIIMILPAGAFISLGILVGLMNYISRKGVKE, from the coding sequence ATGCAGTTATTAAAGGATTTTAAAAATGGGCTCTGGAATGAAAACCCGATTTTCAGACTGGTGATTGGTATGTGTCCAACACTGGCGGTAACCAATACTGCTACAAATGGACTGGCTATGGGTCTAGCTACCAGTTTTGTTCTACTGGCCTCTGAGATTGTTATTTCCATAATAAAAAAGTTAATACCAAATGATGTGAGGATACCGAGTTATATCTTAATAATTGCTACATTTGTTACCTTTGTAGATTATTTTCTCAAGGCCTTTTTTCCGGGGATTGCTGCTTCCTTAAGTTTATTTATTCCGCTAATTGTGGTAAACTGCCTGATATTAGGTAGGAATGAGGCCTTTGCTTCTCGAAATCCACTCTTAAATTCAATTGCTGATGCAGTTGGAATGGGAATTGGTTTTACCTGGGCTCTGACACTGCTTGGTGTTGTACGCGAATTACTTGGTATGGGTTCAATCTTTAGTTTTCAAATCTTTAAGCTGGCTGCTGAAGGCGGCTGGTATGAACCGATGATTATTATGATCCTTCCAGCTGGTGCTTTTATTTCACTGGGAATACTGGTTGGGTTGATGAATTATATTTCTAGAAAAGGGGTGAAGGAATAA
- the mrdA gene encoding penicillin-binding protein 2 → MSKKRIFVFKMIIVLFFIVLIVRAGQLQLYMGEYYYSLSEENRISERPIAAPRGRILDRNSNILVSNRLSYDLYILPNEIPEGITAHLLIDKISTLTALNKEFLMENYSQGDIDGSSAIILKRNISTEDMVVIKENYDGLPGILVNESSIRDYVYGNLAPHLFGYLGEIGVEDLRDLRKDGYNYSGGDIVGITGLEKEYETYLNGIDGIEQVEVNSHREQVKVLGIKPPVQGNDLVLNIDFELQEYTEKLLQENFLYLREIAETDPNLHTPTGAAAIVMNPNTGEILTLCSIPGYNLNDFAEGLSLSKYNDLMNDPLDPLVNRPIRATVPPGSIFKLVTGTAAIEYLGIDADTIFNDRTAKFYIPNWSRPYKNWKRYAEGKVRFTDAIASSNNIIFYQLGYRLYQEYHGEKLSETARYYGLGKKTGIDLPGEKSGLVPDEAWKRQRHNEGWYPGDSVNLSIGQGSLLTTPLQLIDMVSAIANGGTLYKPYLVDKIVDSDGNIVIDYKPVINSNLPFKKDTFRILREGMIKGANSNRGTSSRIFRDFPVKIAGKTGTAQTGTSRPNHGFFAGFAPAETPEIAVLVFLENGNSSAYTLPIAADIFEYYFGIPVEEEEEIIEDSSF, encoded by the coding sequence ATGAGTAAAAAGAGGATTTTTGTATTTAAGATGATAATAGTTCTGTTTTTTATTGTACTGATAGTACGGGCAGGTCAGTTACAGCTTTATATGGGAGAATATTACTACAGTCTCTCTGAGGAAAATCGGATTTCAGAGAGGCCGATAGCTGCCCCTCGAGGCAGGATTCTGGATAGAAATAGTAATATATTGGTATCAAATAGGCTGTCATATGACCTCTATATCTTACCAAATGAAATACCGGAAGGTATTACTGCCCATTTATTAATAGATAAAATATCAACCCTGACTGCTCTAAACAAGGAATTCCTTATGGAAAATTATTCACAGGGTGATATTGATGGTTCTTCGGCAATAATCCTTAAAAGGAATATTTCCACTGAAGATATGGTAGTAATTAAGGAAAATTATGATGGTTTACCAGGTATTTTAGTAAATGAATCATCGATTCGGGATTATGTTTATGGAAATCTTGCACCCCATCTTTTTGGTTATCTTGGTGAGATAGGGGTTGAAGACCTTAGGGATTTAAGAAAAGATGGTTATAATTATAGTGGGGGTGATATTGTTGGTATTACCGGTCTGGAGAAAGAATATGAGACTTACCTGAATGGAATTGATGGGATAGAACAAGTTGAGGTAAATAGTCATCGTGAACAGGTTAAGGTACTAGGTATAAAACCACCTGTACAAGGCAATGATCTGGTTTTAAATATTGATTTTGAGCTCCAGGAATATACAGAAAAATTACTACAGGAAAACTTTCTGTATTTGAGAGAAATTGCTGAGACTGATCCCAATCTACATACACCTACAGGAGCAGCAGCAATTGTAATGAATCCTAATACTGGTGAAATTCTTACGCTATGTAGTATTCCTGGGTATAATCTTAATGATTTTGCTGAGGGTTTATCACTTAGTAAATATAATGATTTAATGAATGATCCTCTGGATCCATTAGTTAACCGGCCAATAAGGGCAACTGTTCCCCCAGGTTCAATCTTTAAACTGGTTACCGGGACAGCCGCTATTGAATACCTCGGTATTGATGCTGATACTATATTTAATGACCGAACCGCAAAATTTTATATACCTAACTGGTCGAGACCTTATAAAAATTGGAAGAGATATGCTGAGGGAAAAGTAAGGTTTACTGATGCTATTGCCAGTTCTAATAATATTATATTTTACCAACTAGGTTACCGTTTATATCAAGAATACCATGGCGAAAAATTATCTGAGACAGCGCGTTACTATGGTCTTGGTAAAAAAACCGGGATAGATTTACCTGGTGAAAAAAGTGGTCTGGTACCTGATGAAGCCTGGAAACGCCAGAGGCATAATGAAGGATGGTATCCTGGGGATTCAGTTAATCTTTCGATTGGACAGGGCAGTCTGCTAACAACACCACTGCAGTTAATAGATATGGTAAGTGCTATAGCTAATGGTGGGACACTGTATAAACCATATCTGGTTGATAAGATTGTTGATTCAGATGGTAATATAGTTATTGATTATAAACCAGTGATTAATTCCAACTTACCCTTTAAAAAGGATACTTTTAGAATACTACGTGAGGGAATGATCAAGGGTGCTAATTCAAATAGGGGTACTTCCTCAAGAATATTTAGAGATTTTCCAGTAAAGATAGCTGGTAAGACTGGTACAGCCCAGACCGGGACAAGCAGGCCTAACCATGGTTTTTTTGCTGGCTTTGCCCCGGCTGAAACCCCTGAGATTGCTGTCCTGGTTTTTCTGGAAAATGGTAATTCTAGTGCCTATACCTTGCCGATTGCAGCAGATATCTTCGAGTATTATTTTGGGATACCTGTGGAGGAAGAGGAGGAAATAATAGAGGACAGCAGTTTTTAA